The following proteins are co-located in the Labrys monachus genome:
- a CDS encoding gluconokinase → MPVESPLPTALIVMGVSGSGKSTIAELLAAELGWPFRDGDDFHPPENVAKMHAGTPLTDEDRWPWLAAIAAWIEEARRRGGHVIVTCSALRRIYRDALRDGHGDVRFVYLEGTKDLIASRLAKRKNHFMPPALLDSQFATLEPPGADEAPLAVSIGATPDEIAAMVLEKLAGFSRGSKSPR, encoded by the coding sequence ATGCCTGTCGAATCCCCACTTCCCACGGCCCTGATCGTCATGGGCGTCTCCGGCAGCGGCAAGAGCACCATCGCGGAGCTTCTCGCCGCGGAGCTCGGCTGGCCGTTCCGTGACGGCGACGATTTCCATCCGCCCGAAAACGTCGCCAAGATGCATGCCGGCACGCCCCTGACGGATGAGGACCGCTGGCCCTGGCTCGCGGCGATCGCAGCCTGGATCGAGGAAGCCCGCCGGCGGGGAGGGCACGTCATCGTCACCTGTTCCGCGCTGAGGCGGATCTATCGCGATGCCCTGCGCGACGGCCATGGCGATGTGCGTTTCGTCTATCTGGAGGGAACGAAGGACCTCATCGCGTCGCGGCTGGCGAAGCGGAAGAATCATTTCATGCCGCCGGCCCTGCTCGACAGCCAGTTCGCCACACTCGAGCCGCCGGGCGCCGACGAGGCGCCGCTCGCGGTCTCGATCGGCGCGACGCCCGACGAGATCGCCGCCATGGTGCTGGAAAAACTCGCTGGGTTCAGCCGCGGATCGAAGTCTCCTCGTTGA
- a CDS encoding helix-turn-helix domain-containing protein, producing MSKASLSRLPPSQEDAELARVSGQRLAPLARMKRPLTMSVRDAGRDTIIELPVGAVQLLMDILEDMAAGHAVTIVPQDAELTTQQAADVLNVSRPFVIQLLKDGKLPYRTVGTHRRLRFEDVMAFKTAIDRDRRLALDELVAQAEELDMGY from the coding sequence ATGAGCAAAGCATCTCTTTCAAGATTGCCTCCTTCGCAGGAGGACGCCGAGCTTGCGCGTGTCTCCGGCCAGCGTCTGGCGCCTCTGGCTCGCATGAAGCGTCCCCTCACGATGAGCGTGCGAGACGCCGGTCGAGACACAATTATCGAATTGCCGGTCGGTGCGGTTCAACTCCTCATGGATATTCTCGAAGATATGGCCGCAGGCCATGCCGTCACGATCGTTCCGCAGGATGCGGAGCTCACGACCCAGCAGGCTGCGGATGTCCTGAACGTCTCGCGCCCGTTCGTCATCCAGTTGCTGAAAGACGGCAAGCTTCCGTATCGCACGGTTGGAACGCATCGTCGTCTTCGATTCGAGGACGTCATGGCGTTCAAGACCGCGATTGACCGCGATCGTCGCCTCGCGCTCGACGAACTCGTGGCCCAGGCCGAAGAACTGGACATGGGATATTGA
- a CDS encoding PIN domain-containing protein: MARFTAFLDASVLYPAAIRDILLELAVGDLYFAKWSNRVHDEWIHAVLRNRTDLTRDQLERTRRLMNAHVRDALVIDFEPLIDGLSLSDRDDRHVLAAAIKGRADLIVTANLKDFPSSALERWDIEALHPDEFLRHQFHLRQPAFLNAVRTVRMRLKKPPRSALDYLDTLRQHGLLATASEIEPFSQFI; this comes from the coding sequence TTGGCGCGGTTCACGGCATTCCTGGATGCATCCGTCCTTTATCCGGCTGCCATACGCGATATCCTGCTCGAACTGGCCGTCGGAGACCTTTATTTCGCAAAATGGTCGAACAGGGTTCATGACGAGTGGATCCATGCGGTGCTGCGAAACCGCACCGATCTGACCCGGGACCAATTGGAGCGCACGAGGCGGCTCATGAATGCGCACGTTCGGGATGCGCTGGTGATCGATTTCGAGCCGCTGATCGATGGATTGTCGTTGTCGGATCGCGATGATCGCCATGTTCTCGCCGCTGCGATCAAAGGACGCGCGGACTTGATCGTGACGGCAAATTTGAAGGACTTTCCCTCTTCCGCGCTTGAGAGATGGGATATCGAGGCGCTACATCCGGATGAATTCCTGCGACACCAATTTCATCTGCGCCAGCCAGCCTTCCTCAACGCCGTCCGGACCGTCAGAATGCGCCTGAAGAAGCCGCCGCGGTCAGCCCTCGATTACCTGGATACGCTGCGTCAGCATGGCTTGCTGGCGACGGCGAGCGAGATCGAACCGTTCAGCCAATTCATCTGA
- a CDS encoding FAD-binding oxidoreductase: MPMPSSTPSPTPSEFSADLSARFAALVGERYAIADAGGQGPYLREWRDRYHGKTPLVLLPGSVEEVAAILRLADETRTPIVPQGGNTGLVGGQIPHATGHEIVVSLKRLDKVRAVDPEGNTLDVEAGVTLQRAQEAAEAAGRFFPLTLPSEGSCTVGGNIATNAGGTGVIAYGNTRDLVLGLEVVLPGGRIWHGMRHLRKDNTGYDLRNLFIGSEGTLGIVTAAVLKLFPKPRSVGTAFIGVDSPAAALSLLQVARENGGGTVTAFELLPRRGVDFVLAHGADARDPLAEKYPWYILLEVSSSAELGVGEALEAMLMQAYEKGYARDAVIAASLDQAADFWRLRELLSESQRFEGGSIKHDVSVPVRLVPAFLDKAIAAVEAFIPGSRPLPFGHLGDGNIHFNVSQPVGGDKKAFLDQWEQTNALVHGIVAEFHGSISAEHGIGQAKRALLPGVKDPVELAMMRSIKATLDPNGIMNPGKVL; the protein is encoded by the coding sequence ATGCCCATGCCTTCGTCCACGCCTTCGCCGACGCCTTCCGAATTCTCCGCCGATCTGTCGGCGCGCTTTGCCGCCCTCGTCGGCGAACGCTACGCCATCGCGGATGCCGGCGGGCAGGGGCCCTATCTGCGCGAATGGCGTGACCGCTATCACGGCAAGACGCCGCTGGTGCTGCTCCCGGGTTCGGTGGAGGAGGTCGCCGCCATCCTCAGGCTCGCCGACGAGACCCGCACGCCGATCGTGCCGCAGGGCGGCAATACCGGCCTGGTCGGCGGCCAGATCCCCCACGCCACCGGCCATGAGATCGTGGTTTCCCTGAAGCGGCTCGACAAGGTCCGGGCCGTCGATCCCGAAGGCAACACGCTGGACGTCGAGGCCGGCGTCACGCTGCAGCGCGCGCAGGAAGCGGCCGAGGCGGCCGGGCGTTTCTTTCCGCTGACGCTGCCGTCCGAGGGCAGCTGCACCGTCGGCGGAAACATCGCCACCAATGCCGGCGGCACGGGCGTGATCGCCTATGGCAATACCCGCGACCTCGTTCTCGGGCTCGAGGTCGTCCTGCCCGGCGGGCGGATCTGGCACGGCATGCGCCATCTGCGCAAGGACAACACCGGCTACGATCTCAGGAACCTCTTCATCGGCTCGGAAGGCACGTTGGGCATCGTCACTGCGGCCGTCCTCAAGCTGTTTCCCAAGCCCCGCTCGGTCGGCACCGCCTTCATCGGCGTCGACAGTCCGGCGGCGGCGCTCTCGCTCCTCCAGGTGGCGCGGGAGAATGGCGGCGGCACCGTCACCGCCTTCGAGCTGCTGCCGCGCCGCGGCGTCGACTTCGTGCTGGCCCACGGCGCCGATGCCCGCGATCCCCTGGCGGAGAAATATCCCTGGTACATCCTGCTCGAAGTCTCGTCCTCGGCCGAGCTGGGCGTCGGCGAGGCGCTGGAGGCCATGCTGATGCAGGCCTATGAGAAGGGCTATGCCAGGGATGCGGTGATCGCGGCCTCGCTCGACCAGGCCGCCGACTTCTGGCGCCTGCGCGAGCTCCTGTCCGAGTCCCAGCGCTTCGAAGGCGGCTCGATCAAGCACGACGTCTCGGTGCCGGTCCGGCTCGTGCCGGCTTTTCTCGACAAGGCGATCGCGGCGGTGGAAGCCTTCATTCCCGGCAGCCGGCCTCTGCCGTTCGGCCATCTCGGCGACGGCAATATCCACTTCAACGTTTCCCAGCCGGTCGGCGGCGACAAGAAGGCCTTCCTCGATCAGTGGGAACAGACCAACGCGCTGGTGCACGGCATCGTCGCCGAATTCCACGGCTCGATCTCGGCCGAACACGGCATCGGCCAGGCCAAGCGCGCCCTGCTGCCGGGTGTGAAGGATCCGGTGGAACTGGCGATGATGCGCTCGATCAAGGCGACGCTCGATCCGAACGGAATCATGAATCCCGGCAAGGTCCTGTAG
- a CDS encoding SOS response-associated peptidase encodes MTGRFALTHPPSEVRDWFGYAEEPDFPPRYNIAPSQPVAVVHADFTARHFTLMRWGFIPGFIKDTSTYPLLINIRSETVQEKPSFRAAFMRRRCVLPADGFYQWQASGRARQPFLLRRPDRGLFALAAIWETWSGTDGSEIDTVGMLTTDANGTLAAVGERSPVIVPEDRLSFWLDPLTRPGDAAALLRPPSADFLELVRIGPHVNRADNDGPEIQQSA; translated from the coding sequence ATGACCGGCCGCTTCGCCCTCACCCATCCGCCCTCTGAGGTCCGTGACTGGTTCGGCTATGCCGAGGAACCGGATTTCCCGCCGCGCTACAACATCGCGCCGAGCCAGCCGGTGGCGGTGGTGCACGCCGATTTCACGGCGAGGCATTTCACCCTGATGCGCTGGGGCTTCATCCCCGGCTTCATCAAGGACACCTCGACCTATCCCCTCCTCATCAACATCCGTTCCGAGACCGTGCAGGAGAAGCCGTCCTTCCGTGCCGCCTTCATGCGCCGGCGCTGCGTGCTGCCGGCCGACGGCTTCTACCAGTGGCAGGCGTCCGGGCGCGCGCGGCAGCCCTTCCTGCTGCGGCGGCCGGACCGCGGTCTGTTCGCCCTTGCGGCGATCTGGGAGACGTGGTCCGGCACCGACGGCAGCGAGATCGACACGGTCGGCATGCTGACGACCGATGCCAACGGCACCCTGGCGGCCGTCGGCGAGCGCAGCCCGGTCATCGTCCCGGAAGATCGGCTTTCATTCTGGCTCGATCCGCTGACCCGTCCGGGCGACGCCGCCGCCTTGCTGCGGCCGCCTTCCGCCGACTTCCTTGAACTGGTGCGCATCGGACCGCATGTAAACAGGGCGGACAATGATGGCCCGGAAATCCAGCAAAGCGCGTGA
- a CDS encoding efflux RND transporter permease subunit: MNFSAWSIRNPVPAILLFVLLTVGGLLAFDRLSVQNFPDMDLPTVKITARLEGAAPSQLETEVARKIEDNLASLSLLDHITTTITDGSVSISVSFRLEKNSEEALNEVRNAVDSTTDLPSQMESPSVTKVTLQSSPLLTYAVRSTRLNETELSWLVDNDMTKALLSVSGVGEVSRVGGIDREVHVDLDPGIMASLGITAESVSSRLKSVQSDTSGGRGEIGGGKQTIRTLGAVASVEELKAIVVPLSNGALVRLDEIGTVTDSFSDRSSLAYLDGQPVIGVQVKRSNGFSDTGVATAIQAAMQKFAAANPDVNIVEAYTTVTPIIENYDGSMHMLYEGAILAVVVVWLFLRDLRATFLSAVALPLSVIPTFLAMYFADYSLNTVTLLALSLVVGILVDDAIVEVENIARHLRMGKSPIDAALEAADEIGLAVIATTFTLVAVFLPTAFMSGIPGLIFRQFGVTAAVAVLASLLVARLLTPMMAAYMMKALPVEEKDGFIMRAYMAAMKACLRHRKLTVVAVCVFLGLSLSTIPFLKSGFLPASDDAQTKVTLKLQPGSTLAQTDAITRKATDIIAKLPDVTGVFAAVGSATSGSGLDSSMTSDVTSATLVVDLKPIGDRDRKQSVIENDIRRALAVLPGPRVEVGTGGNGTKLEITLASDDAGALDEAGSALEEQLRSLQGIGAVTSSASLQAPEVQIVPDFARAAALGVTSESIAEAVRVATNGDYSSSMAKLNLSQRQVSIRVRLDPRNRTTLDDIANLRVSGAKGSVDFGSIADIRMGGSPSEIDRIDRSRNITLTVELNGRILGDVNREAQALPALKNLPQGVRLVEQGELQRSSELFESFGIAMAIGVFCIYAVLVLLFHDFLQPLTILMALPLSLGGALLPLVVTGTSFSMPAVIGLLMLMGVVTKNSILLVEYAIMSRRGGLSRFDALVDACHKRARPIVMTTIAMGCGMLPVALSLTGGDSSFRQPMAIVVIGGLLASTFLSLLVIPVIFSFVDDFLELVKKPFRARQGKEPEEMPGKAV; this comes from the coding sequence ATGAACTTCTCCGCCTGGTCGATCCGCAATCCGGTTCCCGCCATTCTGTTGTTCGTTCTCCTGACGGTGGGCGGTCTTCTCGCCTTCGATCGACTGTCGGTCCAGAATTTTCCCGACATGGATCTGCCGACGGTCAAGATCACCGCGAGGCTGGAGGGCGCCGCGCCGTCGCAGCTGGAAACCGAGGTCGCGCGAAAGATCGAGGACAACCTCGCCTCGCTCAGCCTCCTCGATCACATCACCACGACGATCACGGACGGGTCCGTGTCGATCAGTGTCTCCTTCCGCCTCGAAAAGAACAGCGAAGAGGCGCTGAACGAGGTCCGCAACGCCGTGGACAGCACGACGGACCTGCCGTCGCAGATGGAGTCGCCGAGCGTGACGAAGGTCACGCTCCAGAGTTCTCCGCTCCTCACCTATGCCGTGCGCTCGACCCGCCTGAACGAAACCGAGCTTTCCTGGTTGGTCGACAACGACATGACGAAAGCGCTGCTCTCGGTCTCCGGCGTCGGCGAGGTCAGCCGGGTCGGCGGGATCGACCGCGAGGTGCATGTCGACCTCGATCCCGGAATCATGGCCTCGCTCGGGATAACGGCCGAGTCCGTCTCGTCGCGTCTGAAATCGGTCCAATCCGATACGTCGGGCGGTCGCGGCGAGATCGGAGGCGGCAAGCAGACAATCCGGACGCTCGGCGCCGTCGCATCGGTGGAGGAGCTCAAGGCCATCGTCGTCCCCCTCTCGAATGGCGCGCTCGTACGCCTCGACGAGATCGGCACGGTGACCGACAGCTTTTCCGATCGCTCGTCGCTCGCCTATCTTGACGGACAGCCGGTGATCGGCGTCCAGGTCAAGCGCTCGAACGGCTTTTCGGACACCGGCGTCGCCACCGCGATCCAAGCCGCGATGCAGAAATTCGCGGCCGCCAATCCGGACGTGAACATCGTCGAAGCTTACACCACGGTCACGCCGATCATCGAAAACTACGACGGCTCGATGCACATGCTCTACGAAGGCGCGATCCTCGCCGTCGTGGTGGTCTGGCTTTTCCTGCGCGACCTGCGGGCGACCTTCCTGTCCGCGGTGGCCCTGCCGCTGTCGGTCATCCCGACCTTTCTTGCGATGTATTTCGCCGATTACAGCCTGAACACCGTAACCCTTCTCGCGCTTTCCCTGGTGGTGGGCATCCTGGTCGACGATGCCATCGTGGAAGTGGAGAACATCGCGCGCCATCTGCGGATGGGGAAGTCGCCGATCGACGCGGCGCTGGAGGCGGCCGACGAGATCGGCCTCGCGGTCATCGCCACCACCTTCACGCTCGTCGCGGTATTCCTGCCGACCGCCTTCATGAGCGGTATCCCCGGGCTCATTTTCCGTCAGTTCGGCGTCACGGCGGCGGTGGCCGTGCTGGCCTCGCTTCTGGTCGCTCGCCTTCTGACGCCGATGATGGCCGCCTACATGATGAAAGCCCTTCCGGTCGAGGAGAAGGATGGCTTCATCATGCGCGCCTACATGGCGGCGATGAAAGCCTGTCTGCGCCACCGGAAGCTGACGGTCGTTGCCGTCTGCGTGTTCCTCGGCTTGTCTCTGTCGACGATCCCCTTCCTGAAATCGGGCTTCCTGCCTGCGTCCGACGACGCGCAGACAAAGGTCACGCTCAAGCTGCAACCCGGCAGCACCCTCGCGCAGACGGACGCGATAACGCGCAAGGCCACGGACATCATTGCGAAGCTGCCCGACGTCACCGGCGTGTTCGCGGCGGTCGGCAGCGCCACGTCGGGGTCCGGTCTCGATTCTTCGATGACGAGCGATGTCACCTCCGCGACCCTCGTCGTCGATCTCAAGCCGATCGGCGATCGCGATCGCAAACAGTCCGTGATCGAGAACGACATCCGCCGGGCCTTGGCCGTGCTGCCGGGCCCGAGGGTCGAAGTCGGCACCGGCGGCAATGGAACCAAGCTCGAGATCACCCTCGCCAGCGATGACGCAGGCGCCCTCGACGAGGCGGGGAGTGCCCTCGAAGAGCAGTTGCGTAGCCTTCAAGGCATCGGCGCCGTGACCTCCAGCGCGTCGCTCCAGGCACCGGAAGTCCAGATCGTGCCGGATTTCGCGCGCGCCGCGGCACTCGGCGTGACATCGGAATCGATTGCCGAGGCGGTCCGTGTCGCGACCAATGGCGACTATTCCTCGTCGATGGCGAAGCTCAACCTATCGCAGCGACAGGTCTCGATCCGCGTGCGGCTGGATCCTCGCAACCGGACGACGCTGGACGATATCGCCAATCTCCGCGTGAGCGGCGCGAAAGGCAGCGTCGATTTCGGCTCGATCGCGGACATTCGGATGGGAGGCAGCCCGTCCGAGATCGACCGCATCGACCGCTCGCGTAACATCACGCTCACGGTGGAACTCAACGGCCGGATCCTCGGCGACGTCAACCGTGAGGCCCAGGCCCTCCCGGCGCTGAAGAATTTGCCGCAGGGGGTTCGGCTGGTCGAGCAGGGCGAGTTGCAGCGGAGCTCCGAATTGTTCGAAAGCTTCGGCATCGCCATGGCGATCGGTGTTTTCTGCATCTATGCCGTGCTGGTTCTGCTCTTCCACGACTTCCTGCAGCCCCTGACCATCCTCATGGCGCTGCCGTTGTCGCTGGGCGGAGCCCTCCTGCCGCTCGTCGTCACCGGCACGAGCTTCTCCATGCCGGCGGTGATCGGATTGCTCATGCTCATGGGCGTGGTGACGAAGAACTCCATCCTGCTGGTCGAATATGCGATCATGTCGAGGCGGGGCGGCCTGTCGCGCTTCGATGCCCTCGTCGACGCCTGTCACAAGCGCGCCCGGCCCATCGTGATGACCACCATCGCCATGGGATGCGGCATGCTTCCCGTCGCCCTGAGCCTCACCGGGGGCGATTCGAGCTTCCGGCAGCCCATGGCGATCGTCGTCATCGGTGGGCTGCTCGCCTCGACATTTCTCAGCCTCCTCGTCATTCCCGTCATATTCTCCTTCGTCGACGACTTCCTTGAACTCGTCAAAAAGCCGTTTCGCGCAAGGCAGGGCAAAGAGCCGGAGGAAATGCCTGGGAAGGCGGTCTGA
- a CDS encoding efflux RND transporter periplasmic adaptor subunit codes for MSLLCPGRRMRVVFDKQIALEQGLAAAMADVGAAKADLYPSLSLGDPARIDSSMPTGTSVPWSFGPAPTIPLFDGGSRQAARSAIAEIEAALMRVDGARRRIGDASSAARFPAAGPCKGTRKSPVMWRSACLFVALLAGASPAFAAETSNGQQQEEAAALTVAVVKPTQRQWPETVPATGWLKPWHEAIIASEIGGLRITDVLADVGSVVSKGQPLVRLAQETVLADLRKEEASLESAKADLAKAKANADRARKVLGSGALSDEKVTEYLIAEQTAAASLDSAQATLDGQKIKVNQTTIAAVDDGLITSRSAQLGAVVSSGTELFRLIRQQRVEWQAEVSARYLPRIKEGLGVVIFGPGDRRIEGTVRLVGPTVSTDTGRAIVYVTLPAEAHPPVGIYATGQIQLQTTSALTVPETSLVFRDGINYLFTVGKDRRALRVRVETGRRNDGEVEIISGLEPSADVVKSGGAFLSDKTLVRVEGEAP; via the coding sequence ATGAGTTTACTGTGTCCCGGGCGCCGAATGAGAGTTGTATTTGACAAGCAAATTGCGCTCGAGCAGGGGCTCGCGGCAGCCATGGCCGATGTCGGGGCGGCGAAAGCCGATCTCTATCCCAGCCTGAGCCTCGGCGATCCGGCGAGGATCGACAGTTCGATGCCGACCGGAACGTCAGTGCCGTGGTCCTTCGGCCCGGCGCCGACGATCCCGCTTTTCGACGGCGGATCGCGCCAGGCCGCCAGGAGCGCGATCGCCGAGATCGAAGCCGCTCTTATGCGGGTCGACGGCGCCCGCAGGCGGATCGGCGATGCGAGCAGCGCAGCTCGTTTCCCTGCCGCTGGCCCATGCAAAGGCACAAGGAAATCTCCTGTGATGTGGCGTTCCGCCTGTTTATTCGTTGCTCTGCTCGCCGGGGCGAGCCCTGCTTTTGCTGCTGAGACCTCCAATGGACAGCAGCAGGAGGAAGCTGCGGCCCTCACCGTGGCCGTGGTCAAGCCGACCCAGCGCCAATGGCCGGAGACCGTCCCCGCGACCGGCTGGCTCAAGCCTTGGCATGAAGCGATCATCGCCTCGGAGATCGGCGGTCTTCGCATCACGGATGTTCTCGCCGATGTCGGTTCGGTGGTCTCGAAGGGCCAGCCGCTGGTGCGCCTCGCCCAGGAAACGGTGCTTGCGGATCTGCGCAAGGAGGAGGCCTCGCTCGAATCGGCCAAGGCGGACCTGGCCAAGGCGAAGGCGAATGCGGACCGGGCGCGCAAGGTGCTGGGCAGCGGCGCGCTTTCGGACGAGAAGGTCACGGAATATCTGATCGCGGAGCAAACGGCGGCCGCCAGCCTCGATTCCGCACAGGCCACGCTCGACGGTCAGAAGATCAAGGTCAACCAGACGACGATCGCAGCGGTCGACGATGGCTTGATCACGTCGCGGTCCGCCCAGCTCGGCGCGGTGGTCTCGTCCGGCACCGAGCTTTTCCGGCTCATCCGTCAACAGCGCGTCGAATGGCAGGCTGAGGTCTCGGCGCGCTACCTCCCCCGCATCAAGGAGGGCCTTGGGGTCGTGATCTTCGGCCCCGGCGATCGGCGCATAGAAGGGACGGTCAGGCTGGTCGGCCCCACGGTCAGCACCGACACGGGTCGGGCGATCGTCTATGTCACGCTGCCGGCAGAGGCCCATCCCCCGGTCGGCATCTACGCGACGGGGCAGATCCAGCTTCAGACGACAAGCGCGCTCACGGTACCCGAGACGAGCCTCGTGTTCCGCGACGGCATCAATTACCTCTTCACCGTCGGCAAGGATCGGCGCGCCCTGCGCGTACGCGTCGAGACAGGCCGCCGCAACGACGGCGAAGTGGAGATCATATCCGGTCTGGAACCGTCCGCCGATGTCGTGAAGTCCGGTGGCGCATTCCTCTCGGACAAGACCCTGGTAAGGGTCGAAGGAGAGGCGCCATGA
- a CDS encoding response regulator transcription factor codes for MVKVLLIDDDVDLTTLLKEYLNEEGFEVSTAQDGRTAIAQAASNAVDIIVLDIMMPHMNGIDVLQRIRRSSTVPVLMLTAKGDDVDRIAGLNLGADDYVPKPCSPGELAARLKAILRRAGPSGAGTAQEVLRAGELVMYPGNRAAEWRGKPLELTGTEFSLLEVLARNAGQLVSKQEISRHAFGRPLTPFDRRIDVHLSSVRQKLGARGDGQSWIQSVRGQGYQLLQDR; via the coding sequence ATGGTAAAGGTCCTTCTCATCGACGACGATGTCGATCTCACGACCCTCCTGAAAGAGTATCTCAATGAGGAGGGTTTCGAGGTCTCGACCGCGCAGGACGGGCGCACCGCGATCGCACAGGCTGCATCGAACGCCGTCGACATCATCGTCCTCGACATCATGATGCCGCACATGAACGGCATCGATGTCCTGCAGCGGATCCGACGGTCGAGTACGGTGCCCGTCCTGATGCTGACGGCCAAGGGCGATGACGTCGATCGGATCGCCGGGCTCAACCTCGGTGCCGATGATTATGTGCCGAAGCCGTGCTCTCCCGGCGAACTCGCCGCAAGATTGAAGGCGATATTGCGCCGCGCCGGCCCGTCGGGGGCCGGAACGGCGCAGGAAGTGCTCCGTGCGGGCGAACTCGTCATGTACCCGGGAAACAGGGCGGCGGAATGGCGCGGCAAGCCTCTGGAACTGACAGGTACCGAATTCAGCCTGCTCGAAGTTCTCGCCCGCAACGCCGGCCAGCTCGTGTCCAAGCAGGAGATTTCAAGGCACGCGTTCGGGCGGCCCTTGACGCCTTTCGATCGGCGGATCGACGTTCACCTGAGCAGCGTCCGTCAGAAGCTCGGCGCAAGGGGCGATGGCCAGTCCTGGATTCAGTCGGTGCGCGGGCAAGGCTACCAGCTCCTGCAGGATCGATGA
- a CDS encoding HAMP domain-containing sensor histidine kinase, which produces MRRLFWKFFTIIWLTMAASVAGPFIIINLLDAAPFSQDIARERRDFTLDVAARLLEQQGKDAAEAFARAVAALPRPVNLSVSEIGPSSACPGVEAENVRSVAVGGTCSRVSIIAQESGTMAGDWPKLLPWVSALIASAVSAFWLARYLILPVVHLRHGLSALAQGRFDVRIGDKMDGRKDEVTALAHDFDASAAHLEELQGIQQRLFHDVSHELRSPLSRLQAAIGVLRQNPSRLDIMMDRMDREIERIDGLVGEILTLARLSARSGDGAVQTLDLMDLLNGIVDDAAFEAQARGISLSHDGVAAFVAEVNGELIYRAFENVIRNALKYSPDNSRVSIFSQIVDERLRVTVTDEGAGVPASELEWIFQPFSRGSHAVARSGYGLGLAITKHAIEEHGGRVTASIAAGGGLAVTLEIPRLAARKPEDMFPFG; this is translated from the coding sequence ATGCGTCGCCTGTTCTGGAAGTTCTTCACCATCATCTGGTTGACGATGGCCGCGTCGGTCGCGGGGCCCTTCATCATCATCAACCTGCTCGACGCTGCTCCATTCTCCCAGGATATCGCGCGCGAGCGGCGAGACTTCACCCTGGATGTGGCGGCGCGGCTGCTCGAGCAGCAAGGGAAAGATGCCGCCGAGGCTTTCGCCCGGGCCGTGGCGGCGCTGCCTCGGCCTGTCAACCTGTCTGTTTCCGAGATTGGCCCTTCCAGCGCTTGCCCGGGCGTCGAGGCGGAAAATGTGCGGAGCGTCGCTGTCGGCGGCACTTGCAGCCGCGTGAGCATCATCGCGCAGGAATCCGGCACCATGGCGGGAGACTGGCCGAAGCTGCTGCCATGGGTCTCGGCCCTCATCGCCAGCGCGGTGTCCGCCTTCTGGCTGGCCCGCTATCTCATTCTCCCCGTCGTCCATCTCCGCCACGGTCTGAGCGCTCTCGCCCAGGGCCGGTTCGACGTGCGCATCGGTGACAAGATGGACGGCCGGAAGGACGAAGTGACGGCTCTCGCGCACGACTTCGATGCCAGCGCCGCCCACCTGGAGGAACTCCAAGGGATCCAGCAGCGGCTGTTTCATGACGTGTCCCATGAGCTCCGCTCGCCCCTGTCCCGTCTTCAGGCGGCCATCGGCGTGCTCAGACAGAATCCGTCCAGGCTCGATATCATGATGGATCGCATGGATCGCGAGATCGAGCGTATCGACGGGCTGGTTGGCGAGATCCTCACACTCGCCCGACTGAGCGCCCGCTCCGGCGACGGCGCGGTGCAAACCCTCGACCTCATGGATCTCCTGAACGGGATCGTGGACGATGCGGCCTTCGAGGCTCAGGCTCGTGGAATTTCCCTGTCCCATGACGGCGTCGCGGCATTCGTCGCCGAGGTCAACGGGGAACTGATCTATCGGGCGTTTGAGAATGTCATCCGCAACGCGCTCAAATATTCACCCGACAATTCCCGCGTTTCGATTTTTTCTCAAATCGTCGACGAGCGGCTTCGCGTGACGGTCACGGACGAGGGGGCCGGCGTGCCGGCGTCCGAGCTCGAATGGATCTTCCAGCCTTTTTCGCGCGGAAGCCATGCGGTTGCGCGAAGCGGCTATGGCCTTGGCCTGGCCATCACAAAACATGCGATCGAAGAGCATGGCGGCCGCGTGACGGCTTCGATCGCCGCCGGCGGCGGTCTGGCCGTCACCTTGGAAATCCCCAGGCTGGCGGCCCGCAAGCCGGAAGACATGTTCCCGTTCGGCTGA
- a CDS encoding NUDIX hydrolase encodes MEDASRAYPIRPILAASVVIFRDGKVLLGERARSPGRGLFSLPGGAVEAGEGLEAAARREVREETGLDVEIAGFVCHKEVIHRDEAGAVHRHFVIAVFAARGCAGEPRPNDEVLGFRWADPQTLDGLPVTEGLAAVVAAAGRLL; translated from the coding sequence ATGGAAGATGCGTCCCGAGCCTATCCCATCCGCCCCATCCTCGCAGCGAGCGTCGTCATCTTCAGGGACGGCAAGGTGCTGCTGGGGGAAAGGGCGCGTTCGCCGGGGCGGGGCCTGTTCTCCCTGCCGGGCGGTGCCGTCGAGGCCGGCGAAGGGCTGGAGGCGGCGGCCCGGCGCGAGGTGCGGGAGGAAACCGGGCTCGACGTGGAGATCGCGGGCTTCGTCTGCCACAAGGAAGTGATCCATCGCGACGAGGCGGGAGCCGTGCATCGGCACTTCGTCATCGCAGTGTTCGCCGCGAGAGGCTGCGCCGGCGAGCCACGTCCGAACGACGAGGTCCTCGGCTTCCGCTGGGCCGATCCCCAGACCCTCGACGGGCTGCCGGTGACGGAGGGCCTCGCCGCGGTCGTCGCCGCCGCCGGACGTCTGTTGTGA